The following proteins come from a genomic window of Pseudoalteromonas aliena SW19:
- a CDS encoding ATP-grasp domain-containing protein translates to MAYIVIGQSHDEHALKILNKLKARNVDAYLLQTHDFPKKVKFSFSPNDGNGSLTLSCGTLINFSDIKAVFWRSFSGVSDEETRATYMTEQGIAAKDSMACLRTWFYLDNGTKWVNGWEAFQHHQEKPYQLQKIKNLGVKIPQTYVGNNIEDIKLAYKNLEQSIFKPVFGGAHTEILTESHLETGRVEAALAKSPITVQEFITGTNIRTYVIGKRVISIELKSELADFRVDDGAKLIVIDTPELIKNQAIEITKELYLNWTAIDWRMDKSGEYYFLEANPSPMFIGFEKQSGISMSDYIVDYMLEH, encoded by the coding sequence ATGGCTTATATTGTTATTGGGCAGTCACATGATGAGCATGCCCTGAAAATACTAAATAAATTGAAAGCGAGAAATGTTGATGCATACTTACTGCAAACGCATGACTTTCCAAAAAAAGTAAAGTTTAGTTTTTCACCTAATGATGGCAATGGCAGTTTAACTTTAAGCTGCGGCACGCTTATTAATTTTAGTGATATTAAAGCTGTGTTTTGGCGTAGCTTTTCGGGCGTGTCCGATGAAGAGACTCGAGCCACTTATATGACTGAGCAGGGTATTGCTGCAAAGGATAGTATGGCCTGCTTAAGAACATGGTTTTACTTAGATAATGGCACTAAGTGGGTTAATGGCTGGGAGGCTTTTCAGCATCATCAAGAAAAACCGTATCAGTTACAAAAAATAAAAAATTTGGGCGTTAAAATTCCACAAACCTATGTTGGTAACAACATAGAAGATATAAAGCTTGCATATAAAAATTTAGAGCAAAGTATTTTTAAACCTGTTTTCGGTGGTGCGCATACAGAAATATTAACAGAATCTCACTTAGAAACAGGAAGAGTTGAAGCGGCGTTGGCTAAATCTCCCATTACAGTACAAGAGTTTATAACTGGCACTAATATACGAACCTATGTAATAGGTAAGCGTGTTATATCAATAGAGCTAAAAAGCGAGTTGGCTGATTTTAGAGTAGATGATGGTGCAAAGCTGATAGTGATTGATACACCTGAGTTAATAAAAAACCAAGCTATAGAAATAACAAAAGAGTTATACCTTAATTGGACCGCTATAGACTGGCGTATGGATAAAAGCGGCGAGTATTATTTTTTAGAAGCAAACCCTTCTCCCATGTTTATTGGTTTTGAAAAACAATCAGGCATTTCAATGTCCGATTATATTGTTGATTACATGTTAGAGCATTAA
- a CDS encoding lantibiotic dehydratase gives MSNKVKSAPFFVIRVPRLSNEQLLQFNDVNADTNKILESWLAMAGVEEALYLASPSLLERITQWREKSYTKQGKKVAHALIKYMIRMCARPTPFGLFSGICKGDIDSITSLTVDDYTIDGRKTRLDVFYLSALKDHFVKYASRSDTLKYKPNSSHYFIADQCRYVETYLSDKSMQYRLSAIESDEYFQFVLNTATPGMCFNDLCESFYAQYEEAKKEEVEAYIQDLIDEGVLLADIPLPLTGDSPDYALLKSIQTIKEDETADHLATALAQMEQLDNDKTGSIAPYKQLLTHLEQLPVKAEENKLFQADIYRNFSTCQLSELEVNRVKKQLELLAELGDTDKSNPLSNFIFKFNARFEGQFLPLDVILDDETGIGISNETSYETPLLAGLHLARAGSILNSTASISLIDSIIEDAISLPANRHRNCIVLTSKELKSKIANKYATKSYPSSFAAMLSLYEDDKKNPVFKFNGCYGPSSANLLGRFCHLDESLKNAVIEELKQEQAHSPDVIFAEVVHMPEGRPGNVIARPHLREYEIVFMADSSLNKEYQIHLSDLYVWVEGQHVKLWSKRLNKQIIPRLSCAHNYSSHSLSAYKFLCMLQHQDGRPINFSMPQSTSRHSFVPRIMLDNLVLSEKTWRVDRKHLQEVFIDGQLDLDKLNTLFTTYQLDTQVCYAMFDNILQLDLRNSDMFEILLAETKGQTKVELKEVLSSSFSSRVRDEFGHHYNNEIIVPFRNTQAKVHKHFVDEPLANISALPIKRRFSAGSEWLSLKIYSGNSLVEQLLSEKLLPLIESNKNLFNKWFFIRYSDPDWHIRVRFHGEPNILCGELLPLLNNLLDQMIESGELHKVELMTYEREVERYGGPESIGLVESLFMYDSSLVAKACLLVDDYGEDIRWRIALNYTHKLLNLFDYSDAERLNLISHLRDGFGNEFNENSILRKQLGNRFREYQAQLDDDFNKLNIAATDELDEIQTLISKLFKEWLSDAEPVVKVLVKLIKENKLNCTRDSLLGSLLHMHNNRMFKAYGREQEFVIHDLLRRKYFSMSKVK, from the coding sequence ATGTCGAATAAAGTAAAAAGTGCTCCGTTTTTTGTTATACGTGTACCACGATTAAGTAATGAGCAGCTTTTACAGTTTAATGATGTAAATGCAGATACTAACAAAATACTAGAAAGCTGGTTAGCGATGGCAGGGGTGGAGGAAGCACTTTACCTTGCTAGTCCTTCACTGTTAGAGCGAATAACTCAGTGGCGTGAAAAATCGTATACAAAACAAGGTAAAAAAGTGGCTCATGCTTTGATTAAATACATGATAAGAATGTGTGCAAGACCAACACCTTTTGGGCTTTTTTCAGGTATTTGCAAAGGTGATATTGACTCGATTACGAGTTTAACCGTAGATGATTATACAATAGATGGCCGTAAAACACGTTTAGATGTATTTTATTTAAGTGCATTAAAAGATCACTTTGTTAAATATGCTTCCCGCTCAGACACTCTTAAATATAAACCTAATTCATCACACTATTTTATCGCTGATCAATGTCGCTACGTAGAAACTTACCTCTCAGATAAGTCTATGCAATATCGTTTGAGTGCGATCGAGAGTGATGAATACTTTCAATTTGTTTTAAATACAGCAACTCCCGGAATGTGTTTTAACGATTTATGTGAGTCATTTTACGCGCAGTATGAAGAGGCTAAAAAAGAAGAGGTTGAAGCGTATATTCAAGACTTAATCGATGAAGGCGTATTACTAGCTGATATACCTTTACCTTTGACTGGAGACTCTCCTGATTATGCCTTATTAAAATCGATTCAAACGATTAAAGAGGATGAAACGGCTGATCATCTCGCGACTGCCTTGGCACAAATGGAGCAATTAGATAACGACAAAACAGGAAGTATTGCGCCTTATAAGCAACTACTGACACATTTAGAACAATTGCCAGTTAAAGCAGAAGAAAATAAACTTTTCCAGGCTGATATTTATCGTAATTTTAGTACTTGTCAGCTGAGTGAATTGGAAGTTAATCGTGTGAAAAAGCAGCTAGAGCTACTGGCTGAATTAGGCGATACCGATAAATCTAATCCGCTGAGTAACTTTATCTTTAAGTTTAATGCTCGCTTTGAAGGGCAGTTTTTACCACTAGATGTAATTTTAGATGATGAGACTGGGATTGGGATTTCAAATGAAACTAGCTATGAAACACCCTTGTTAGCAGGGCTGCACCTTGCTCGCGCAGGAAGCATTTTAAATTCAACCGCAAGTATCAGTTTAATAGACTCAATTATTGAAGACGCTATCAGCCTTCCTGCTAATCGTCATAGAAATTGTATCGTGCTAACAAGTAAAGAATTGAAAAGTAAAATAGCGAATAAATATGCTACAAAAAGTTATCCTAGTTCTTTTGCTGCTATGTTAAGTCTTTATGAAGATGATAAAAAAAATCCAGTCTTTAAGTTTAATGGTTGTTATGGACCATCATCGGCAAATTTATTAGGTCGCTTTTGTCACTTAGATGAAAGTTTAAAAAATGCAGTGATAGAGGAGTTAAAACAAGAGCAAGCGCATTCACCCGATGTTATTTTTGCTGAAGTTGTCCATATGCCTGAAGGGCGGCCAGGTAATGTTATTGCTCGTCCGCATTTACGTGAATATGAAATCGTATTTATGGCAGATAGCAGCCTAAATAAGGAGTATCAAATACATTTAAGCGATTTATATGTATGGGTTGAAGGCCAGCACGTTAAGCTTTGGAGTAAGAGACTAAATAAACAAATTATTCCGCGTTTGTCATGCGCGCACAACTATTCATCGCATAGCCTTAGTGCTTATAAGTTTTTATGTATGTTACAACACCAAGACGGACGCCCTATTAACTTTTCTATGCCGCAAAGTACATCTAGACATAGTTTTGTTCCGCGAATAATGTTAGATAATTTAGTGCTGAGTGAAAAAACATGGCGCGTTGATAGAAAACACCTACAAGAAGTTTTTATTGATGGCCAGCTAGATTTAGATAAGCTTAATACTCTCTTCACTACCTACCAGTTAGATACACAAGTTTGCTATGCAATGTTTGATAATATTTTGCAGTTAGATTTGCGTAACTCTGATATGTTTGAAATTTTACTCGCAGAGACTAAGGGGCAAACTAAAGTTGAGTTGAAGGAGGTTTTATCTTCTAGTTTTTCGTCTCGCGTAAGAGATGAGTTTGGACATCATTATAATAATGAAATAATAGTGCCTTTTAGAAATACGCAAGCAAAAGTACATAAACACTTTGTAGATGAGCCTCTTGCAAATATATCAGCGTTGCCAATTAAACGACGATTTAGTGCAGGCTCTGAGTGGCTTAGTTTAAAAATTTATAGTGGTAACTCTTTAGTTGAGCAACTTTTGAGTGAGAAATTACTTCCACTCATTGAGTCGAATAAAAACTTGTTTAACAAGTGGTTTTTTATTAGATATTCAGATCCAGATTGGCATATTAGAGTTCGTTTTCACGGAGAGCCAAATATATTATGTGGCGAATTATTACCTTTATTAAATAACTTACTTGATCAAATGATCGAAAGCGGAGAGTTACATAAAGTAGAGTTAATGACCTATGAGCGAGAAGTTGAACGCTATGGAGGCCCTGAATCTATAGGTTTAGTTGAATCTTTATTTATGTATGACAGCTCGTTAGTTGCAAAAGCGTGTTTATTAGTAGATGACTACGGTGAAGATATACGTTGGCGAATAGCTCTAAACTATACACATAAGTTGCTTAATCTATTTGATTACAGCGACGCTGAGCGGTTAAATCTAATCAGCCATTTACGAGATGGTTTTGGTAATGAGTTTAATGAAAACAGTATTTTACGTAAGCAATTAGGTAACCGTTTTCGAGAGTACCAAGCGCAGTTAGATGATGATTTCAATAAACTAAACATTGCTGCTACAGATGAACTTGACGAAATTCAAACGCTTATTTCTAAGTTATTTAAGGAGTGGCTGAGTGATGCTGAGCCAGTAGTTAAAGTTTTAGTTAAGCTCATTAAAGAAAATAAACTTAACTGCACTCGAGATTCACTTTTAGGCTCTCTTTTACATATGCACAATAACCGAATGTTTAAAGCATATGGTAGAGAGCAAGAGTTTGTAATACATGACTTGTTAAGGCGAAAATACTTTTCGATGAGTAAAGTTAAGTAA
- a CDS encoding IS30 family transposase: protein MTDLSKRGLSDIEKLKAWFLWREGKTLSEIGLTLDRHAGSIFGVLKLKGGISPVQRKRRLSFLSLEEREDISRGLASGLSIRAIARNVEKAASTVSREIKRNGGIAKYRAVTADKNALERALRPKQCKLQKGNPLSDLVESKLLDDWSPEQISGWLKIKHPASSEMHISHETIYKTLFIPSRYIFEKAVLSYLRSKRKLRHGKRSTNKGIYKGIIDAKTIHERPHEIETRETLGHWEGDLISGSSNSHIATLVDRKTRYTALVQVNGKDTKNVVNALILKFNGLPKALKNTLTWDRGMELADHKRFTKNTNTDVYFCDPSSPWQRGTNENTNRLLRQYFPKKTSLHGFDQRYLDKIANKLNNRPRRILNYLTPNDMIKNHVALTT from the coding sequence ATGACTGACTTATCAAAACGTGGTTTAAGTGATATTGAAAAGCTGAAAGCATGGTTCTTATGGCGTGAAGGTAAAACGCTTAGCGAAATAGGCTTGACGCTTGATAGGCATGCTGGTTCTATATTCGGTGTACTTAAATTAAAAGGTGGAATATCGCCAGTGCAACGAAAACGTCGATTATCGTTTCTTTCTTTAGAAGAGCGAGAAGATATATCAAGAGGTTTAGCTTCAGGCTTATCTATCAGGGCAATAGCTCGTAATGTAGAAAAGGCAGCGTCAACAGTAAGCCGTGAAATCAAACGCAATGGTGGTATTGCCAAATACCGTGCAGTTACGGCTGATAAAAATGCGCTAGAGCGAGCATTAAGGCCAAAGCAATGTAAATTGCAAAAAGGTAATCCACTTAGCGATTTGGTTGAATCTAAGCTACTAGATGACTGGTCACCAGAGCAAATTTCTGGCTGGTTAAAAATAAAACACCCAGCATCATCTGAAATGCATATCTCACATGAGACTATTTATAAAACGTTATTTATCCCATCACGCTATATTTTCGAAAAAGCAGTCCTTAGCTATCTTCGCTCAAAACGTAAGTTGAGGCATGGTAAACGCTCAACAAATAAGGGAATTTATAAAGGTATTATTGATGCTAAAACAATTCATGAAAGGCCTCATGAAATTGAAACACGAGAAACTCTAGGTCACTGGGAGGGCGATTTAATATCAGGAAGTAGCAACTCACATATAGCAACATTGGTTGATCGAAAAACACGGTATACAGCTTTGGTACAAGTTAATGGTAAGGATACTAAAAATGTAGTAAATGCACTTATTCTGAAATTTAATGGTTTACCAAAGGCACTTAAAAACACACTAACGTGGGATCGGGGAATGGAATTAGCAGACCATAAAAGATTTACTAAAAATACGAATACAGATGTTTACTTTTGTGACCCGAGTAGTCCGTGGCAAAGGGGAACAAATGAAAATACAAATCGCCTATTAAGGCAGTACTTTCCCAAAAAGACAAGCCTACATGGCTTTGACCAACGTTATTTAGATAAAATCGCTAATAAACTAAATAATCGACCAAGAAGAATATTAAACTATTTAACTCCTAATGATATGATTAAAAACCATGTTGCACTGACCACTTGA